Proteins encoded within one genomic window of Rhinolophus sinicus isolate RSC01 linkage group LG14, ASM3656204v1, whole genome shotgun sequence:
- the SLC7A13 gene encoding solute carrier family 7 member 13 isoform X2 codes for MDTGKTIQLKRVFGYGWGTSFLIVNVIGTGIFVAPGGVLKYSCMNVGLSLCIWAVCALLTTMDALCSAEIGISFPCSGAHYYFLKRCFGSSVSFLSLWTTLFVAAGLAASQALLLAEHTIQPFYPSCSAPQLPKQCLALALLWLVGILNSRGVKEVTWLQTAGTALKALILGLISLSGLVLLLRGRKENVQRFQKAFDAELPEASQFIQAVFQGLFAYSGAGCLTFIAGELKKPRKTIPKCILTVIPLVTVVYLLVNISYLTVLTPREILSSDAVAITWTNRVLPSLTWVVPFGISASLFSNLLINIFQSSRVTYIAGQEGQLPLLFNTLNSHSSPLISVLLLVTMASIAVVSTNLIDLINYLYFVVSIWSVLSMIGILKLRFQEPNLPRPYKVSLPFPLVTMAISLCLVLVPLVTSPHMHYIYVCLFILSGLLFYVPFVYFKLKLVGFEKMTCYLQLLFNICIPDVSDEQVSEAQTVSKKLAKF; via the exons ATGGATACAGGGAAGACGATACAGCTCAAGAGAGTGTTTGGGTACGGCTGGGGCACGAGTTTTTTGATCGTCAATGTCATAGGGACAGGGATTTTCGTGGCCCCCGGTGGGGTGCTGAAGTACTCCTGCATGAACGTGGGGCTGTCCCTGTGTATCTGGGCCGTCTGCGCCCTGTTGACCACAATGGACGCCCTGTGCTCCGCAGAGATAGGCATCAGCTTCCCGTGCAGCGGGGCTCACTACTATTTTCTCAAGAGATGCTTCGGCAGCTCCGTGTCTTTCCTGAGCCTCTGGACCACCTTGTTTGTGGCGGCGGGGCTGGCCGCCAGCCAGGCCCTGCTCCTGGCCGAGCACACCATCCAGCCTTTCTACCCCAGTTGCTCGGCCCCCCAGCTGCCCAAGCAGTGTCTGGCGCTGGCCTTGCTGTGGCTCGTGGGCATTCTGAATTCTCGGGGTGTGAAAGAGGTGACCTGGCTCCAGACGGCCGGCACCGCGCTGAAAGCGCTCATCCTCGGCCTCATCTCCCTAAGTGGACTGGTGCTGCTGctcagagggaggaaggagaatgtGCAAAGGTTTCAGAAGGCTTTCGATGCCGAGCTCCCGGAAGCCTCGCAGTTCATACAAGCTGTCTTCCAGGGACTGTTTGCATATTCAGGCGCGGGATGCTTAACTTTTATTGCAG GGGAGCTGAAGAAACCCAGAAAGACAATTCCAAAATGCATACTTACCGTGATTCCTCTGGTGACTGTCGTTTATTTACTGGTTAACATTTCCTACCTGACTGTTCTGACCCCCAGGGAAATTCTCTCTTCAG ACGCTGTGGCTATTACTTGGACAAACAGAGTTCTCCCCTCATTAACATGGGTCGTTCCTTTCGGCATTTCGGCCTCGTTATTTAGCAACCTCCTGATTAATATATTTCAGTCATCAAGAGTAACATACATCGCGGGCCAAGAGGGTCAGCTACCTTTGTTATTTAATACGCTTAATAGTCACTCGTCCCCGTTAATATCGGTGCTACTGCTTGTCACGATGGCCTCTATTGCGGTTGTCTCGACAAACCTAATTGATTTGataaactatctttattttgtagtttctatTTGGTCTGTATTATCAATGATAGGAATACTAAAACTGAGATTCCAGGAGCCCAATCTACCCAGACCTTATAAG gTGTCTTTGCCATTTCCATTGGTAACGATGGCCATCAGCCTATGCTTGGTTTTGGTACCTTTGGTGACGTCCCCACACATGCATTACATCTATGTGTGTCTCTTTATTCTCAGCGGACTTCTGTTTTATGTCCCTTTCGTGTATTTTAAATTGAAGTTGGTTGGGTTTGAGAAGATGACATGCTATTTACAGTTGCTCTTTAATATTTGCATCCCTGATGTGTCTGATGAACAGGTGTCAGAAGCACAAACTGTCAGCAAAAAACTAGCCAAATTCTAA
- the SLC7A13 gene encoding solute carrier family 7 member 13 isoform X6 yields MDTGKTIQLKRVFGYGWGTSFLIVNVIGTGIFVAPGGVLKYSCMNVGLSLCIWAVCALLTTMDALCSAEIGISFPCSGAHYYFLKRCFGSSVSFLSLWTTLFVAAGLAASQALLLAEHTIQPFYPSCSAPQLPKQCLALALLWLVGILNSRGVKEVTWLQTAGTALKALILGLISLSGLVLLLRGRKENVQRFQKAFDAELPEASQFIQAVFQGLFAYSGAGCLTFIAGELKKPRKTIPKCILTVIPLVTVVYLLVNISYLTVLTPREILSSVSIWSVLSMIGILKLRFQEPNLPRPYKVKVSLPFPLVTMAISLCLVLVPLVTSPHMHYIYVCLFILSGLLFYVPFVYFKLKLVGFEKMTCYLQLLFNICIPDVSDEQVSEAQTVSKKLAKF; encoded by the exons ATGGATACAGGGAAGACGATACAGCTCAAGAGAGTGTTTGGGTACGGCTGGGGCACGAGTTTTTTGATCGTCAATGTCATAGGGACAGGGATTTTCGTGGCCCCCGGTGGGGTGCTGAAGTACTCCTGCATGAACGTGGGGCTGTCCCTGTGTATCTGGGCCGTCTGCGCCCTGTTGACCACAATGGACGCCCTGTGCTCCGCAGAGATAGGCATCAGCTTCCCGTGCAGCGGGGCTCACTACTATTTTCTCAAGAGATGCTTCGGCAGCTCCGTGTCTTTCCTGAGCCTCTGGACCACCTTGTTTGTGGCGGCGGGGCTGGCCGCCAGCCAGGCCCTGCTCCTGGCCGAGCACACCATCCAGCCTTTCTACCCCAGTTGCTCGGCCCCCCAGCTGCCCAAGCAGTGTCTGGCGCTGGCCTTGCTGTGGCTCGTGGGCATTCTGAATTCTCGGGGTGTGAAAGAGGTGACCTGGCTCCAGACGGCCGGCACCGCGCTGAAAGCGCTCATCCTCGGCCTCATCTCCCTAAGTGGACTGGTGCTGCTGctcagagggaggaaggagaatgtGCAAAGGTTTCAGAAGGCTTTCGATGCCGAGCTCCCGGAAGCCTCGCAGTTCATACAAGCTGTCTTCCAGGGACTGTTTGCATATTCAGGCGCGGGATGCTTAACTTTTATTGCAG GGGAGCTGAAGAAACCCAGAAAGACAATTCCAAAATGCATACTTACCGTGATTCCTCTGGTGACTGTCGTTTATTTACTGGTTAACATTTCCTACCTGACTGTTCTGACCCCCAGGGAAATTCTCTCTTCAG tttctatTTGGTCTGTATTATCAATGATAGGAATACTAAAACTGAGATTCCAGGAGCCCAATCTACCCAGACCTTATAAGGTAAAA gTGTCTTTGCCATTTCCATTGGTAACGATGGCCATCAGCCTATGCTTGGTTTTGGTACCTTTGGTGACGTCCCCACACATGCATTACATCTATGTGTGTCTCTTTATTCTCAGCGGACTTCTGTTTTATGTCCCTTTCGTGTATTTTAAATTGAAGTTGGTTGGGTTTGAGAAGATGACATGCTATTTACAGTTGCTCTTTAATATTTGCATCCCTGATGTGTCTGATGAACAGGTGTCAGAAGCACAAACTGTCAGCAAAAAACTAGCCAAATTCTAA
- the SLC7A13 gene encoding solute carrier family 7 member 13 isoform X3, translated as MDTGKTIQLKRVFGYGWGTSFLIVNVIGTGIFVAPGGVLKYSCMNVGLSLCIWAVCALLTTMDALCSAEIGISFPCSGAHYYFLKRCFGSSVSFLSLWTTLFVAAGLAASQALLLAEHTIQPFYPSCSAPQLPKQCLALALLWLVGILNSRGVKEVTWLQTAGTALKALILGLISLSGLVLLLRGRKENVQRFQKAFDAELPEASQFIQAVFQGLFAYSGAGCLTFIADAVAITWTNRVLPSLTWVVPFGISASLFSNLLINIFQSSRVTYIAGQEGQLPLLFNTLNSHSSPLISVLLLVTMASIAVVSTNLIDLINYLYFVVSIWSVLSMIGILKLRFQEPNLPRPYKVKVSLPFPLVTMAISLCLVLVPLVTSPHMHYIYVCLFILSGLLFYVPFVYFKLKLVGFEKMTCYLQLLFNICIPDVSDEQVSEAQTVSKKLAKF; from the exons ATGGATACAGGGAAGACGATACAGCTCAAGAGAGTGTTTGGGTACGGCTGGGGCACGAGTTTTTTGATCGTCAATGTCATAGGGACAGGGATTTTCGTGGCCCCCGGTGGGGTGCTGAAGTACTCCTGCATGAACGTGGGGCTGTCCCTGTGTATCTGGGCCGTCTGCGCCCTGTTGACCACAATGGACGCCCTGTGCTCCGCAGAGATAGGCATCAGCTTCCCGTGCAGCGGGGCTCACTACTATTTTCTCAAGAGATGCTTCGGCAGCTCCGTGTCTTTCCTGAGCCTCTGGACCACCTTGTTTGTGGCGGCGGGGCTGGCCGCCAGCCAGGCCCTGCTCCTGGCCGAGCACACCATCCAGCCTTTCTACCCCAGTTGCTCGGCCCCCCAGCTGCCCAAGCAGTGTCTGGCGCTGGCCTTGCTGTGGCTCGTGGGCATTCTGAATTCTCGGGGTGTGAAAGAGGTGACCTGGCTCCAGACGGCCGGCACCGCGCTGAAAGCGCTCATCCTCGGCCTCATCTCCCTAAGTGGACTGGTGCTGCTGctcagagggaggaaggagaatgtGCAAAGGTTTCAGAAGGCTTTCGATGCCGAGCTCCCGGAAGCCTCGCAGTTCATACAAGCTGTCTTCCAGGGACTGTTTGCATATTCAGGCGCGGGATGCTTAACTTTTATTGCAG ACGCTGTGGCTATTACTTGGACAAACAGAGTTCTCCCCTCATTAACATGGGTCGTTCCTTTCGGCATTTCGGCCTCGTTATTTAGCAACCTCCTGATTAATATATTTCAGTCATCAAGAGTAACATACATCGCGGGCCAAGAGGGTCAGCTACCTTTGTTATTTAATACGCTTAATAGTCACTCGTCCCCGTTAATATCGGTGCTACTGCTTGTCACGATGGCCTCTATTGCGGTTGTCTCGACAAACCTAATTGATTTGataaactatctttattttgtagtttctatTTGGTCTGTATTATCAATGATAGGAATACTAAAACTGAGATTCCAGGAGCCCAATCTACCCAGACCTTATAAGGTAAAA gTGTCTTTGCCATTTCCATTGGTAACGATGGCCATCAGCCTATGCTTGGTTTTGGTACCTTTGGTGACGTCCCCACACATGCATTACATCTATGTGTGTCTCTTTATTCTCAGCGGACTTCTGTTTTATGTCCCTTTCGTGTATTTTAAATTGAAGTTGGTTGGGTTTGAGAAGATGACATGCTATTTACAGTTGCTCTTTAATATTTGCATCCCTGATGTGTCTGATGAACAGGTGTCAGAAGCACAAACTGTCAGCAAAAAACTAGCCAAATTCTAA
- the SLC7A13 gene encoding solute carrier family 7 member 13 isoform X1, translating to MDTGKTIQLKRVFGYGWGTSFLIVNVIGTGIFVAPGGVLKYSCMNVGLSLCIWAVCALLTTMDALCSAEIGISFPCSGAHYYFLKRCFGSSVSFLSLWTTLFVAAGLAASQALLLAEHTIQPFYPSCSAPQLPKQCLALALLWLVGILNSRGVKEVTWLQTAGTALKALILGLISLSGLVLLLRGRKENVQRFQKAFDAELPEASQFIQAVFQGLFAYSGAGCLTFIAGELKKPRKTIPKCILTVIPLVTVVYLLVNISYLTVLTPREILSSDAVAITWTNRVLPSLTWVVPFGISASLFSNLLINIFQSSRVTYIAGQEGQLPLLFNTLNSHSSPLISVLLLVTMASIAVVSTNLIDLINYLYFVVSIWSVLSMIGILKLRFQEPNLPRPYKVKVSLPFPLVTMAISLCLVLVPLVTSPHMHYIYVCLFILSGLLFYVPFVYFKLKLVGFEKMTCYLQLLFNICIPDVSDEQVSEAQTVSKKLAKF from the exons ATGGATACAGGGAAGACGATACAGCTCAAGAGAGTGTTTGGGTACGGCTGGGGCACGAGTTTTTTGATCGTCAATGTCATAGGGACAGGGATTTTCGTGGCCCCCGGTGGGGTGCTGAAGTACTCCTGCATGAACGTGGGGCTGTCCCTGTGTATCTGGGCCGTCTGCGCCCTGTTGACCACAATGGACGCCCTGTGCTCCGCAGAGATAGGCATCAGCTTCCCGTGCAGCGGGGCTCACTACTATTTTCTCAAGAGATGCTTCGGCAGCTCCGTGTCTTTCCTGAGCCTCTGGACCACCTTGTTTGTGGCGGCGGGGCTGGCCGCCAGCCAGGCCCTGCTCCTGGCCGAGCACACCATCCAGCCTTTCTACCCCAGTTGCTCGGCCCCCCAGCTGCCCAAGCAGTGTCTGGCGCTGGCCTTGCTGTGGCTCGTGGGCATTCTGAATTCTCGGGGTGTGAAAGAGGTGACCTGGCTCCAGACGGCCGGCACCGCGCTGAAAGCGCTCATCCTCGGCCTCATCTCCCTAAGTGGACTGGTGCTGCTGctcagagggaggaaggagaatgtGCAAAGGTTTCAGAAGGCTTTCGATGCCGAGCTCCCGGAAGCCTCGCAGTTCATACAAGCTGTCTTCCAGGGACTGTTTGCATATTCAGGCGCGGGATGCTTAACTTTTATTGCAG GGGAGCTGAAGAAACCCAGAAAGACAATTCCAAAATGCATACTTACCGTGATTCCTCTGGTGACTGTCGTTTATTTACTGGTTAACATTTCCTACCTGACTGTTCTGACCCCCAGGGAAATTCTCTCTTCAG ACGCTGTGGCTATTACTTGGACAAACAGAGTTCTCCCCTCATTAACATGGGTCGTTCCTTTCGGCATTTCGGCCTCGTTATTTAGCAACCTCCTGATTAATATATTTCAGTCATCAAGAGTAACATACATCGCGGGCCAAGAGGGTCAGCTACCTTTGTTATTTAATACGCTTAATAGTCACTCGTCCCCGTTAATATCGGTGCTACTGCTTGTCACGATGGCCTCTATTGCGGTTGTCTCGACAAACCTAATTGATTTGataaactatctttattttgtagtttctatTTGGTCTGTATTATCAATGATAGGAATACTAAAACTGAGATTCCAGGAGCCCAATCTACCCAGACCTTATAAGGTAAAA gTGTCTTTGCCATTTCCATTGGTAACGATGGCCATCAGCCTATGCTTGGTTTTGGTACCTTTGGTGACGTCCCCACACATGCATTACATCTATGTGTGTCTCTTTATTCTCAGCGGACTTCTGTTTTATGTCCCTTTCGTGTATTTTAAATTGAAGTTGGTTGGGTTTGAGAAGATGACATGCTATTTACAGTTGCTCTTTAATATTTGCATCCCTGATGTGTCTGATGAACAGGTGTCAGAAGCACAAACTGTCAGCAAAAAACTAGCCAAATTCTAA
- the SLC7A13 gene encoding solute carrier family 7 member 13 isoform X4, whose amino-acid sequence MDTGKTIQLKRVFGYGWGTSFLIVNVIGTGIFVAPGGVLKYSCMNVGLSLCIWAVCALLTTMDALCSAEIGISFPCSGAHYYFLKRCFGSSVSFLSLWTTLFVAAGLAASQALLLAEHTIQPFYPSCSAPQLPKQCLALALLWLVGILNSRGVKEVTWLQTAGTALKALILGLISLSGLVLLLRGRKENVQRFQKAFDAELPEASQFIQAVFQGLFAYSGAGCLTFIAGELKKPRKTIPKCILTVIPLVTVVYLLVNISYLTVLTPREILSSDAVAITWTNRVLPSLTWVVPFGISASLFSNLLINIFQSSRVTYIAGQEVSIWSVLSMIGILKLRFQEPNLPRPYKVKVSLPFPLVTMAISLCLVLVPLVTSPHMHYIYVCLFILSGLLFYVPFVYFKLKLVGFEKMTCYLQLLFNICIPDVSDEQVSEAQTVSKKLAKF is encoded by the exons ATGGATACAGGGAAGACGATACAGCTCAAGAGAGTGTTTGGGTACGGCTGGGGCACGAGTTTTTTGATCGTCAATGTCATAGGGACAGGGATTTTCGTGGCCCCCGGTGGGGTGCTGAAGTACTCCTGCATGAACGTGGGGCTGTCCCTGTGTATCTGGGCCGTCTGCGCCCTGTTGACCACAATGGACGCCCTGTGCTCCGCAGAGATAGGCATCAGCTTCCCGTGCAGCGGGGCTCACTACTATTTTCTCAAGAGATGCTTCGGCAGCTCCGTGTCTTTCCTGAGCCTCTGGACCACCTTGTTTGTGGCGGCGGGGCTGGCCGCCAGCCAGGCCCTGCTCCTGGCCGAGCACACCATCCAGCCTTTCTACCCCAGTTGCTCGGCCCCCCAGCTGCCCAAGCAGTGTCTGGCGCTGGCCTTGCTGTGGCTCGTGGGCATTCTGAATTCTCGGGGTGTGAAAGAGGTGACCTGGCTCCAGACGGCCGGCACCGCGCTGAAAGCGCTCATCCTCGGCCTCATCTCCCTAAGTGGACTGGTGCTGCTGctcagagggaggaaggagaatgtGCAAAGGTTTCAGAAGGCTTTCGATGCCGAGCTCCCGGAAGCCTCGCAGTTCATACAAGCTGTCTTCCAGGGACTGTTTGCATATTCAGGCGCGGGATGCTTAACTTTTATTGCAG GGGAGCTGAAGAAACCCAGAAAGACAATTCCAAAATGCATACTTACCGTGATTCCTCTGGTGACTGTCGTTTATTTACTGGTTAACATTTCCTACCTGACTGTTCTGACCCCCAGGGAAATTCTCTCTTCAG ACGCTGTGGCTATTACTTGGACAAACAGAGTTCTCCCCTCATTAACATGGGTCGTTCCTTTCGGCATTTCGGCCTCGTTATTTAGCAACCTCCTGATTAATATATTTCAGTCATCAAGAGTAACATACATCGCGGGCCAAGAGG tttctatTTGGTCTGTATTATCAATGATAGGAATACTAAAACTGAGATTCCAGGAGCCCAATCTACCCAGACCTTATAAGGTAAAA gTGTCTTTGCCATTTCCATTGGTAACGATGGCCATCAGCCTATGCTTGGTTTTGGTACCTTTGGTGACGTCCCCACACATGCATTACATCTATGTGTGTCTCTTTATTCTCAGCGGACTTCTGTTTTATGTCCCTTTCGTGTATTTTAAATTGAAGTTGGTTGGGTTTGAGAAGATGACATGCTATTTACAGTTGCTCTTTAATATTTGCATCCCTGATGTGTCTGATGAACAGGTGTCAGAAGCACAAACTGTCAGCAAAAAACTAGCCAAATTCTAA
- the SLC7A13 gene encoding solute carrier family 7 member 13 isoform X7 yields the protein MDTGKTIQLKRVFGYGWGTSFLIVNVIGTGIFVAPGGVLKYSCMNVGLSLCIWAVCALLTTMDALCSAEIGISFPCSGAHYYFLKRCFGSSVSFLSLWTTLFVAAGLAASQALLLAEHTIQPFYPSCSAPQLPKQCLALALLWLVGILNSRGVKEVTWLQTAGTALKALILGLISLSGLVLLLRGRKENVQRFQKAFDAELPEASQFIQAVFQGLFAYSGAGCLTFIAGELKKPRKTIPKCILTVIPLVTVVYLLVNISYLTVLTPREILSSVSIWSVLSMIGILKLRFQEPNLPRPYKVSLPFPLVTMAISLCLVLVPLVTSPHMHYIYVCLFILSGLLFYVPFVYFKLKLVGFEKMTCYLQLLFNICIPDVSDEQVSEAQTVSKKLAKF from the exons ATGGATACAGGGAAGACGATACAGCTCAAGAGAGTGTTTGGGTACGGCTGGGGCACGAGTTTTTTGATCGTCAATGTCATAGGGACAGGGATTTTCGTGGCCCCCGGTGGGGTGCTGAAGTACTCCTGCATGAACGTGGGGCTGTCCCTGTGTATCTGGGCCGTCTGCGCCCTGTTGACCACAATGGACGCCCTGTGCTCCGCAGAGATAGGCATCAGCTTCCCGTGCAGCGGGGCTCACTACTATTTTCTCAAGAGATGCTTCGGCAGCTCCGTGTCTTTCCTGAGCCTCTGGACCACCTTGTTTGTGGCGGCGGGGCTGGCCGCCAGCCAGGCCCTGCTCCTGGCCGAGCACACCATCCAGCCTTTCTACCCCAGTTGCTCGGCCCCCCAGCTGCCCAAGCAGTGTCTGGCGCTGGCCTTGCTGTGGCTCGTGGGCATTCTGAATTCTCGGGGTGTGAAAGAGGTGACCTGGCTCCAGACGGCCGGCACCGCGCTGAAAGCGCTCATCCTCGGCCTCATCTCCCTAAGTGGACTGGTGCTGCTGctcagagggaggaaggagaatgtGCAAAGGTTTCAGAAGGCTTTCGATGCCGAGCTCCCGGAAGCCTCGCAGTTCATACAAGCTGTCTTCCAGGGACTGTTTGCATATTCAGGCGCGGGATGCTTAACTTTTATTGCAG GGGAGCTGAAGAAACCCAGAAAGACAATTCCAAAATGCATACTTACCGTGATTCCTCTGGTGACTGTCGTTTATTTACTGGTTAACATTTCCTACCTGACTGTTCTGACCCCCAGGGAAATTCTCTCTTCAG tttctatTTGGTCTGTATTATCAATGATAGGAATACTAAAACTGAGATTCCAGGAGCCCAATCTACCCAGACCTTATAAG gTGTCTTTGCCATTTCCATTGGTAACGATGGCCATCAGCCTATGCTTGGTTTTGGTACCTTTGGTGACGTCCCCACACATGCATTACATCTATGTGTGTCTCTTTATTCTCAGCGGACTTCTGTTTTATGTCCCTTTCGTGTATTTTAAATTGAAGTTGGTTGGGTTTGAGAAGATGACATGCTATTTACAGTTGCTCTTTAATATTTGCATCCCTGATGTGTCTGATGAACAGGTGTCAGAAGCACAAACTGTCAGCAAAAAACTAGCCAAATTCTAA
- the SLC7A13 gene encoding solute carrier family 7 member 13 isoform X5 translates to MDTGKTIQLKRVFGYGWGTSFLIVNVIGTGIFVAPGGVLKYSCMNVGLSLCIWAVCALLTTMDALCSAEIGISFPCSGAHYYFLKRCFGSSVSFLSLWTTLFVAAGLAASQALLLAEHTIQPFYPSCSAPQLPKQCLALALLWLVGILNSRGVKEVTWLQTAGTALKALILGLISLSGLVLLLRGRKENVQRFQKAFDAELPEASQFIQAVFQGLFAYSGAGCLTFIAGELKKPRKTIPKCILTVIPLVTVVYLLVNISYLTVLTPREILSSDAVAITWTNRVLPSLTWVVPFGISASLFSNLLINIFQSSRVTYIAGQEVSIWSVLSMIGILKLRFQEPNLPRPYKVSLPFPLVTMAISLCLVLVPLVTSPHMHYIYVCLFILSGLLFYVPFVYFKLKLVGFEKMTCYLQLLFNICIPDVSDEQVSEAQTVSKKLAKF, encoded by the exons ATGGATACAGGGAAGACGATACAGCTCAAGAGAGTGTTTGGGTACGGCTGGGGCACGAGTTTTTTGATCGTCAATGTCATAGGGACAGGGATTTTCGTGGCCCCCGGTGGGGTGCTGAAGTACTCCTGCATGAACGTGGGGCTGTCCCTGTGTATCTGGGCCGTCTGCGCCCTGTTGACCACAATGGACGCCCTGTGCTCCGCAGAGATAGGCATCAGCTTCCCGTGCAGCGGGGCTCACTACTATTTTCTCAAGAGATGCTTCGGCAGCTCCGTGTCTTTCCTGAGCCTCTGGACCACCTTGTTTGTGGCGGCGGGGCTGGCCGCCAGCCAGGCCCTGCTCCTGGCCGAGCACACCATCCAGCCTTTCTACCCCAGTTGCTCGGCCCCCCAGCTGCCCAAGCAGTGTCTGGCGCTGGCCTTGCTGTGGCTCGTGGGCATTCTGAATTCTCGGGGTGTGAAAGAGGTGACCTGGCTCCAGACGGCCGGCACCGCGCTGAAAGCGCTCATCCTCGGCCTCATCTCCCTAAGTGGACTGGTGCTGCTGctcagagggaggaaggagaatgtGCAAAGGTTTCAGAAGGCTTTCGATGCCGAGCTCCCGGAAGCCTCGCAGTTCATACAAGCTGTCTTCCAGGGACTGTTTGCATATTCAGGCGCGGGATGCTTAACTTTTATTGCAG GGGAGCTGAAGAAACCCAGAAAGACAATTCCAAAATGCATACTTACCGTGATTCCTCTGGTGACTGTCGTTTATTTACTGGTTAACATTTCCTACCTGACTGTTCTGACCCCCAGGGAAATTCTCTCTTCAG ACGCTGTGGCTATTACTTGGACAAACAGAGTTCTCCCCTCATTAACATGGGTCGTTCCTTTCGGCATTTCGGCCTCGTTATTTAGCAACCTCCTGATTAATATATTTCAGTCATCAAGAGTAACATACATCGCGGGCCAAGAGG tttctatTTGGTCTGTATTATCAATGATAGGAATACTAAAACTGAGATTCCAGGAGCCCAATCTACCCAGACCTTATAAG gTGTCTTTGCCATTTCCATTGGTAACGATGGCCATCAGCCTATGCTTGGTTTTGGTACCTTTGGTGACGTCCCCACACATGCATTACATCTATGTGTGTCTCTTTATTCTCAGCGGACTTCTGTTTTATGTCCCTTTCGTGTATTTTAAATTGAAGTTGGTTGGGTTTGAGAAGATGACATGCTATTTACAGTTGCTCTTTAATATTTGCATCCCTGATGTGTCTGATGAACAGGTGTCAGAAGCACAAACTGTCAGCAAAAAACTAGCCAAATTCTAA